One genomic region from Caulobacter sp. NIBR2454 encodes:
- a CDS encoding efflux RND transporter periplasmic adaptor subunit — MKLSKSLLIGASVAAVVAAGVAFNWPREQHPPADAQAPQSGEASEPKAPEGVIALDAQQIEASRIAVVTVGRGGGAETRVSGRVEAMVDARAAAGAAVAGRVERVLVAAGQTVRAGQPLVTLVSGDAASLAADVSAASAQAEAARLVYQRNRNLADQGVVARQEVEASRAQHAAAAAAAQAARARTSAAGSPNASGRLSITSPISGVVTGVQVGPGGFVAQGGVVAEVTDPTRVELVFNAPAGLANQVKVGSAIRVTGPAGDFQAEVTGVAANATPQSGAAVIRAKASSAVLPPAGAAVTGAVVTQTGDQGLTVPADAIQTLESGPVVFVQVKEGFRARPVVVGRQAEGRAEIVGGLTGQERIASTNTFLLKAELSKGEAGHGH, encoded by the coding sequence ATGAAACTCTCCAAAAGCCTCCTGATCGGAGCAAGTGTGGCGGCTGTCGTCGCTGCGGGCGTGGCCTTCAACTGGCCGCGTGAACAGCATCCACCGGCGGACGCGCAGGCGCCGCAGTCCGGCGAGGCCTCAGAGCCCAAAGCCCCTGAAGGCGTGATCGCCCTCGATGCGCAGCAAATCGAAGCCTCACGCATCGCTGTCGTCACCGTCGGCAGGGGCGGCGGCGCCGAAACCCGCGTCTCGGGCCGCGTCGAGGCCATGGTCGACGCCAGGGCAGCAGCTGGCGCCGCCGTGGCCGGTCGTGTCGAACGTGTTCTGGTGGCGGCCGGGCAAACGGTCCGGGCGGGTCAGCCGCTGGTCACCCTGGTCAGCGGCGACGCAGCATCGCTCGCGGCCGACGTCTCGGCGGCGTCGGCCCAGGCCGAAGCTGCGCGTCTGGTCTACCAGCGCAACCGCAACCTGGCCGACCAGGGCGTGGTGGCTCGGCAGGAGGTTGAGGCCTCACGCGCACAACACGCCGCCGCCGCCGCCGCCGCCCAGGCGGCGCGAGCTAGGACCAGCGCCGCCGGATCGCCAAATGCGTCGGGGCGTCTGAGCATCACCAGCCCGATCTCTGGCGTCGTCACCGGCGTTCAGGTCGGACCTGGCGGCTTCGTCGCCCAGGGCGGCGTGGTGGCCGAAGTCACCGACCCGACCCGCGTGGAGCTGGTGTTCAACGCGCCAGCCGGCCTCGCCAACCAGGTGAAGGTGGGTTCGGCTATCCGCGTCACCGGACCGGCCGGCGACTTCCAGGCCGAAGTGACCGGGGTCGCCGCCAACGCCACGCCGCAAAGCGGCGCGGCGGTGATCCGTGCCAAAGCCTCTAGCGCGGTTCTTCCACCGGCGGGCGCCGCCGTCACCGGAGCGGTCGTCACCCAGACTGGCGACCAAGGCTTGACCGTTCCGGCTGACGCCATCCAGACCCTGGAGAGCGGGCCGGTCGTGTTCGTGCAGGTTAAGGAGGGCTTCAGGGCCCGTCCCGTCGTCGTCGGCCGTCAGGCCGAAGGGCGAGCCGAGATCGTCGGCGGTCTCACTGGCCAAGAGCGGATCGCTTCCACCAACACCTTCCTGCTGAAGGCTGAGCTCTCCAAGGGCGAAGCCGGGCATGGGCACTAG
- a CDS encoding cation transporter, which yields MTTKAQSERRQRKTLATVFLLNAALAGGLGVGGVVADSSALLANAVDNASDAAVYLISFLAVGRAGRWKRGAARLSGIMLLIFAVGVVADAVRRWVVGTEPVGGTMMVLALVAAVVNLVCLILVKRQGGKDVNMRAAETFSLNDFASNGGILLAGVLVMLTGQAWPDLAIGVLVAAIALKGGVEILQDARRESDRQGEGR from the coding sequence ATGACGACCAAGGCGCAATCGGAACGTCGCCAGCGCAAGACGCTGGCGACGGTGTTCCTCCTCAACGCAGCCCTTGCAGGCGGGCTTGGTGTTGGCGGCGTCGTCGCTGACTCCAGCGCGCTGCTCGCCAACGCCGTCGACAACGCCTCGGACGCGGCGGTCTATCTGATCAGTTTCCTAGCTGTGGGCAGGGCGGGCAGGTGGAAGCGCGGGGCCGCCCGCCTGTCGGGGATCATGCTGCTGATCTTCGCTGTGGGCGTGGTGGCTGACGCCGTCCGCCGCTGGGTCGTCGGAACCGAGCCTGTCGGCGGCACGATGATGGTCCTGGCCCTAGTCGCGGCCGTCGTGAACCTCGTCTGCCTGATCCTCGTCAAACGGCAGGGCGGCAAGGATGTGAACATGCGCGCGGCCGAGACCTTCAGCCTGAACGATTTCGCCTCCAACGGCGGCATCCTTCTGGCTGGTGTGCTGGTCATGCTCACGGGCCAAGCCTGGCCCGACCTGGCGATCGGCGTCCTCGTCGCCGCCATAGCGTTGAAGGGCGGCGTCGAAATTCTTCAGGACGCGCGTCGCGAGTCCGACAGGCAAGGGGAGGGCCGCTGA
- a CDS encoding efflux RND transporter permease subunit, which produces MFKPIIELSVRLRWFVVLIVAVVASYGLFELTRLPIDAVPDITNRQVQITTVAPALAPEQIERQVTYPLETAMAGIPGLTSTRSLSRNGFSQITVIFTDQTDIYFARQQVAERMAQARERLPEGVEPALAPITTGLGEVLMWTVDYKPFNRAMARDDKPGWQSDGAYLTPEGDRLATPEQRATYLRTVQDWIVAPQMRTAKGLAGVDTVGGYVKEYAVRPDVARLSSYGLGLQDLITALDRANMQAGAGYVQRAGEQLVVRTDALALRTEDLAQAPVTNRNGLVVRVADVATVEIGQAPRLGGASRDGHEAVLGTALMIAGGNSRTVAQAAGERLEEVRKTLPPGIEAVTVLDRSALVNSTIKTVARNLTEGALLVVVVLFLLLGNIRAASITALMIPISFLFAVIGMNRFGISGNLMSLGALDFGLLVDGAVVVVENTLLVLAQKRADIGRALTRKERFEAAGKAAGQMVKPAAFGQLIILLVFTPLLLLEGVEGKTFIPMGATVMLALVGAFIFSFTFVPAMTALLVREPKSVHVASNGEAEEHETLVIRFARRWIEPAISAAVARPKIVLISALAALVVGGLAFATLGREFIPTLDEGDIAMQALRVPSASLEQSLAMQMALERAITAQPEVETMFSRTGTAEAAVDPMPPNISDSVIVLKDRSDWPDSKLPKEDLIARIEKEASLQIGNSFEFSQPIELRFNELISGVRTDLAVLVYGDDFATLQKVADQVAGQLRQTSGSADVRVEQASGLPTLTVSVDRFAAANYGLTAGDVSDAVSAAIGGAQAGRIFEGDRRFDVVVRLPETSRNDPASLAALPIVSASGVTVPLSSVARIETAEGPNQISRNNGSRRMVVQANVRGRDLGGFVAEAQGKVDQIALPAGVRLEWGGQFENLKRAEQRLGLVIPVVFVLIGLLLFMALGSVAEAGLVFACVPLALIGGALALVLRGMPFSVSAAVGFIAVSGVATLNGLVLMQAIRERLDRGVASVEAAVEGAASRLRAVLTTALVAIVGFIPMAIAHGAGAEVQKPLATVVIGGLLTSTALTLLVLPTFAAVAARRRKPKAVEE; this is translated from the coding sequence ATGTTCAAACCCATCATCGAACTTTCCGTCCGCCTCAGGTGGTTCGTCGTCCTCATCGTCGCCGTCGTGGCCTCCTACGGCCTCTTCGAGCTGACGAGACTGCCGATCGACGCTGTTCCGGACATCACCAACCGCCAAGTCCAGATCACGACGGTCGCGCCGGCGCTGGCTCCCGAACAGATCGAACGCCAGGTCACCTATCCGCTGGAGACCGCCATGGCCGGCATTCCCGGCCTGACCAGCACCCGATCGCTGAGCCGCAACGGCTTTAGCCAGATCACCGTGATCTTCACCGACCAGACGGACATCTACTTCGCCCGCCAGCAGGTGGCCGAACGGATGGCCCAGGCGCGCGAACGCTTGCCAGAGGGGGTAGAGCCCGCCCTAGCGCCGATCACCACCGGTCTGGGCGAAGTCCTCATGTGGACGGTGGACTACAAGCCGTTCAATCGCGCCATGGCGCGCGACGACAAGCCGGGCTGGCAATCTGACGGCGCCTATCTGACGCCGGAAGGGGACCGGCTCGCCACGCCCGAGCAGCGCGCCACCTATCTGCGCACGGTCCAAGATTGGATCGTCGCGCCGCAAATGCGAACCGCCAAGGGCCTTGCCGGCGTCGACACCGTCGGCGGCTACGTCAAGGAGTATGCGGTCCGGCCGGACGTCGCGCGCCTGTCTTCCTACGGACTTGGACTGCAGGACCTGATCACAGCCCTGGATCGGGCCAACATGCAGGCTGGCGCCGGCTATGTGCAGCGGGCCGGCGAACAGCTCGTGGTGCGCACTGACGCCCTGGCGCTTCGCACTGAAGACCTCGCCCAGGCTCCGGTCACCAACCGCAACGGCCTGGTGGTGCGCGTGGCTGATGTGGCGACTGTCGAGATCGGCCAGGCGCCGAGGCTTGGCGGCGCCAGCCGCGACGGTCACGAGGCGGTGCTCGGCACCGCTCTGATGATCGCCGGCGGTAATAGCCGCACGGTCGCCCAAGCGGCGGGCGAGCGGTTGGAGGAAGTGCGCAAGACCCTGCCGCCAGGCATCGAGGCGGTGACGGTCCTTGACCGCTCCGCCCTGGTGAACTCCACCATCAAGACCGTGGCGCGCAACCTCACCGAAGGCGCGCTACTGGTGGTCGTCGTGCTCTTCTTGCTGCTGGGCAACATCCGCGCGGCCAGCATCACGGCGCTGATGATCCCCATCAGCTTCCTCTTCGCCGTAATCGGCATGAACCGCTTTGGCATCAGCGGCAATTTGATGAGCCTCGGCGCGCTCGACTTCGGCCTGCTGGTCGACGGTGCGGTCGTGGTGGTCGAGAACACACTGCTGGTGTTGGCGCAAAAGCGTGCGGACATCGGGCGCGCCTTGACCCGCAAGGAGCGCTTTGAAGCCGCCGGCAAGGCGGCCGGTCAGATGGTCAAACCTGCCGCCTTCGGCCAATTGATCATCCTTCTGGTCTTCACGCCGCTGCTTCTGCTCGAGGGCGTGGAGGGCAAGACCTTCATTCCCATGGGCGCCACGGTGATGCTGGCCCTTGTCGGGGCCTTCATCTTCTCCTTCACCTTCGTGCCCGCGATGACGGCGCTTTTGGTGCGTGAGCCCAAGAGTGTCCATGTCGCATCGAACGGCGAAGCCGAGGAACACGAGACCCTGGTCATCCGCTTTGCGCGGCGCTGGATCGAGCCGGCCATATCCGCGGCCGTGGCGCGTCCCAAGATCGTCCTTATCTCGGCGCTCGCGGCGCTGGTCGTCGGAGGGCTAGCCTTTGCGACCCTTGGTCGAGAGTTCATTCCGACCCTCGATGAAGGTGACATCGCCATGCAGGCGCTGCGCGTGCCGTCGGCGTCCCTGGAGCAGTCGCTGGCCATGCAGATGGCCCTTGAGCGCGCCATCACCGCCCAGCCCGAGGTCGAGACCATGTTCTCGCGCACCGGCACGGCCGAGGCGGCCGTGGACCCCATGCCACCAAACATCTCCGACAGCGTCATCGTGCTGAAGGACCGCAGCGACTGGCCCGACTCCAAGCTTCCCAAGGAAGACCTCATCGCTCGGATCGAGAAGGAGGCTTCGCTCCAGATTGGCAACAGCTTTGAATTCAGCCAGCCGATCGAGCTACGGTTCAATGAACTGATCTCCGGCGTGCGGACCGACCTTGCCGTCCTCGTCTATGGCGATGACTTCGCCACTCTGCAAAAGGTCGCCGATCAAGTGGCCGGTCAGCTTCGCCAGACCAGCGGCTCGGCCGACGTTCGTGTGGAGCAGGCCTCGGGACTTCCCACCTTGACCGTCAGCGTCGATCGGTTCGCGGCCGCCAACTACGGCCTCACCGCCGGCGATGTCAGCGATGCGGTCTCGGCCGCGATCGGCGGTGCGCAAGCCGGGCGGATTTTCGAAGGCGACCGCCGCTTTGACGTTGTCGTGCGCCTGCCGGAGACGTCTCGCAACGACCCGGCCAGTCTGGCGGCGCTGCCGATCGTGTCGGCCAGTGGAGTCACCGTGCCGCTGTCGTCGGTGGCGCGTATCGAAACCGCCGAGGGTCCCAATCAGATCAGCCGCAACAATGGCAGCCGGCGTATGGTGGTGCAGGCCAATGTGCGCGGTCGCGATCTGGGCGGCTTCGTCGCCGAGGCTCAAGGCAAGGTCGATCAGATCGCCTTGCCGGCCGGCGTGCGTCTGGAATGGGGCGGGCAGTTCGAGAACCTCAAGCGGGCGGAACAGCGCCTGGGTCTGGTGATCCCCGTCGTGTTCGTCCTTATCGGCCTGCTGCTATTCATGGCGCTGGGCTCGGTCGCCGAAGCCGGGCTGGTGTTCGCCTGCGTGCCCTTGGCGCTGATCGGGGGCGCCTTGGCGCTCGTCCTTCGAGGCATGCCGTTCTCGGTATCTGCGGCGGTCGGCTTTATCGCCGTCTCGGGCGTGGCCACCCTCAACGGCCTCGTCCTCATGCAAGCGATCCGTGAACGCCTCGACAGGGGTGTCGCCAGCGTCGAGGCCGCAGTTGAGGGGGCGGCAAGCCGCCTGCGCGCCGTGCTCACAACCGCACTGGTCGCCATCGTTGGCTTTATCCCCATGGCGATCGCTCATGGCGCCGGCGCCGAGGTGCAAAAGCCCCTGGCTACGGTCGTGATCGGCGGCCTGCTGACCTCGACGGCTCTGACCCTGCTCGTACTGCCGACCTTCGCCGCTGTCGCGGCTCGCCGTCGCAAGCCCAAGGCGGTTGAGGAATGA